The sequence CCATGGGGTCATCCTCGTCGGGACGAAGGTTGAGGAGGTTAGGGAGGTTCTCGAGGACGAATTCATAGACGTCTTCTTCCGGAAGCTTCCCTACCAGCTGTACGGAATCTACAAGGGAATAGTCGTTCAGAGGGACGAGAGATACGTCTACGTGGACATTGGGAGCGCCATAGGTACGATACCGGTTAAGGACCTTCCCCGTGCCAGGGAGGGCGACGAACTCCTCGTCCAGGTCAAAAAGCACAACCTGCTCCCCCAGCTGAGCGTCACCCTGACGATTCCCGGTGACTACGCGGTTCTGATTCCGAAGCCCGTTGGTGCCCAGAGGCACGTCAAAATATCCCGGAAGATAAGGGACCAAAGCGAGCGCGAGAGGCTCCGCATCCTGGGTCTGAGTGTTGACCTCGGGGAGTGGGGCATCCTGTGGAGAACGGCCGCCGCCTACAAGGACTGGAACATTCTCCGCGATGAGATAGTGGCGCTCTCGAAGCTGGCCGACACCCTCGCGAGGGCGGATTCCTACGCGGCTCCATCCCTCCTAATCGAGGGACGCGGTATTTACGAGGTCGAGTTCGGTGGAGGGGCGAAGAAAAAGCTCGACGAGATACGGAACAAAGTGGTTCCGACGGTTGAGGGCCACCACCAGCTGAAGGCCCACGACCTTGAACTCGGGTTCGCGGTGGAGATAGCAGAGGGAATACTAGCCAAGGTGCCGGGCCAGCGGGAGAGGGTCAGGCAGGGCTTCTGGGAGTCAGTCGTTGCCAACAAGGGGCCGAGGAGGGGCTGGCTCTTTAGCCTCGAGCACAACAAACCCGATGGCCAGAGGATAAAGATAGGGCCCGGTGAAGTTCAGGAGGTCTCCATGAACCCGCTCAGGGTCACCTTCAAGCGCCACCTCAAGCCCGGGAAGTTCTACGACGGTCTCGACCTGCCGATAGAGTTTGGCGACTACGTCATCACGGAGATAGAGGAAGGAAAGTGGTGGTTTGTACACCGCTATTACGACCGTGACGGCAACCTAAAGGGCGAGTACTACAACATAAACACCCCTGTGGAGATCTACCCGGACAGGGCCCGCTACATCGACCTCGAGGTGGACATCGTCAGATGGCCGGACGGAAAGAAGGAGATAATCGACAGGGAGAAGCTCACCGAGCACTACGAGGAAGGCACGATAAGCGAGAAGCTCTACAAGGCGGTGCTTAGGATAGTGCAGGAGGTTTACGAGCGGATTTAAGGTAGGGTTTTGATGCCCAGCTTTTCTGCTTCTTTTTTCAGTCTCTTATCGTATGTGGCCAGCCTTTTAAAGTCCTCCGCTGTGGCAAGGATTACCATATCGTTAAAGCGTTTTGGGTTCTTGGTTAGCTCCAGCGCGCGTTTTGTGTACTTCCCGCCATCACCGATTACCCTCGTTCTTGGACTGTTCAGGATCGAGGAGACCACCTTCATTATTTCCTCTCCGTTGTAACCCCCCTCCCTGAAAAACCAGTAGAGTTCGTAAAGGACCATGCTGGGGACGATCCACTTTTCCAGTCCAGCCAGCAGTTTCCTCGCTTCCGCGTTGAACTCTGAATCCCTTAGGGTGGCGTATATGAATACGTTGGTGTCTATTACCGTCACTCCTTCTCACCCTGGCCCCTTCTTATGGCCTCCTCGATGTCCTCAACCTTCAGCCCCTTTCCCCCAGGCAGTAGGGGAAGCTCAAGGTCTCTCTTTTTGATCACGGCCTTTCCGTCTTCGATCTCGATGACTAGAACGTCCCCCACCCTAATCCCCAGCTTCTTCCTAACATCGCTTGGAATAGTAATTTGATAGTTCCTAGTTACTTTTGTGATTCCCATAGTCTCACCGTTTATAGTAGGACGTGATGGTGTAAAAACGTTGCGGTGGAAACCCTTTAATATCTCCCTGTGTTCTCTACTGTTCGGTGATAAAATGAAACCGGGGGTTTTGAGGGGTTACTCCAAGGGCCTCAAAAAGGTTCATCGGGCGGGCGCGACTACCGAGTATTCCTACCGCACGGCTTTTCACGAGTTTCTCAGGAGTCTGTTCTCGAAGGAGTACAACGTCAAAATAATTCATGAACCGGGCAGGGAGACCTTTGGTGCACCGGATTTCAAGGTATTTACTGATTCCGGGATAATCGGATACATCGAGACTAAGGCTCCTAATATTGACCTCCATAGGCTTCCAAAGAGGGATAAAAGTCAGGTCAAGCGCTATTCTGCGAGGCTGGACAATTTCATCTTGACCAACTATCGCGACTTCATTCTCTACCAGAGGGGCGAGAAGGTTGAGGAAGTTTCTCTCCTCGATGAGGACTTTAACCTGATTGAATCAAACGTTGAGAAGTTCAACCGGCTTGCCCAGAGGTTTCTGGGCTTTGCAGTCCCCCAGATTAAGGATCCGGAGAGTCTTGCCCATATTTTGGCGAAGAGGGCCATGATTCTAAAGGATGTGGTTCTTGAAAACATGAACAGCGATGAGCAGCTCCAGTACCTCTATCAGGCGTTTAAGGAGCACCTCATGGCGGGAATGAAGAAGAGCGAGTTTGCAGATGCATACGCCCAGACCGTTGTTTATGGCCTCTTTATGGCTAGGTTCACAATAAATGGTCGCCTCACGCGGGAGAACGTCGCCTTCAGAGGCGTTCCAAAGTCCCTCCGTGTCGTCCACGAGATTTTCAAGTACATCGCCTCCGACCTTCCTGACTACCTCGAGTGGATTGTCGAGGAGCTCATAGCGATACTCAACAACGTGGACGTTGAGGAGCTTAAGAGACGCTTCCACTTCGGAAACGGCGAGTTCGACCCGTTCCTTCACTTCTACGAGACGTTTTTAGCCGAGTATAATCCCAAGCTCAGGAAGTCGAAGGGGGTCTATTACACTCCTATTCCTGTCGTTGAGTTCATAATCAACTCGGTGGACGAGATACTCCGCGGGAGGTTTGGGAAGAGGCTCCACGATGAGGGCGTTACCATACTCGACCCAGCAACGGGGACGGGAACCTTCCTCGCTGGAGTCCTCGACAGGATACACAAAAACATCAAGGGGACCCTCTTCCAGCTCTACCTCAAGGAACGCCTGTTGAACAACATCTACGGCTTTGAAATCCTAATCTCTCCATACCTTGTCGCCCATCTCAAGCTCTCGATGGTGCTCAACCAGTGGGGCATAAAGCTGAAAGACGATGAGAGGTTCAGGATTTACCTCACCAACGCCCTTGACTTGATGCGGGAGAGGGGACAGGCTGGTCTATTCGAGAGAGCTTTGGACAAGGAGAGCGAGGAAGCCGACAGGGTGAAGAAGGAGGCAAAGATATTCGTGGTAATTGGAAACCCGCCTTATGAAACAAGAAAAGATGAGACTTACATTCAGACTCTCCTAAAAGACTACATGAAAGGCTTGGGGGTTGAGAAGGAGAAAAAGAAAGGTGCCCTACAGGACGATTACGTTAAGTTTATCCGCTTCTCTCAGTGGAAGATAGACCAGAACGGTAAAGGAATAGTCGGCTTCATCACGAACAACTCGTACCTTGACGGCCTCGTCCACAGGAGGATGAGACAGAGTCTCATGGAGAGCTTCGATGAAATCTACATTCTCAACCTCCACGGGAACGCGAGGAAGGGCGAAAGCGACGAGAACGTCTTTGACATCCAGCAAGGTGTTGCCATAGCGTTCTTCGTGAAGCTGAGGGAAGGAAAGCACAAAGCGGAGGAGTGTAAGGTCTACTATTACTCAATCGTCCACGACGCCGAAAAGACGATGAGGGAAGAGAAGTATGATTTTTTGAGAAACAAAGGCTGGAAAACTGTCGAATGGAAGGAGATCCGGCCAAAGAGGCCTTATTACTTCTTTGTTCCCAAGGATCTGAGCCTTGAAGAAGAGTACTCAAAGTTCCCGAAGCTAGACGAGATTTTTGAGGTTTACGGAAGTGGAATTGTTACAGGAAAAGATGAAACGTTGTTGCATTTTGATAAATCAAGCTTGGAGCAGGTCATAAGGGAAATTTTAGATCCTACTATTCCGATTCCGGAAATTCAGCGTAAATATAATTTGGGGGACACAAGTGCATGGAAGCCATCAAAAAGAATTCAACGTGCCCGTAATAGTGGATTTACACAGTCTAAGGTTGTTCGTGTACTTTATAGACCTTTTGATTATAGGTTCGTGTATTATGATGTTGCTCTCCTTCAGAGGGCGTTGCCTCATGTTCATGAACATTTCTTGGGGGACGAAAATCTTGGGCTCATAGCCTCTAGGCAATATCAGAAAGAGTTCAAGCACGTATTTGTTACGGATACAATTGCCGAACGTGGGATAACTTCGGCATATGTTGGGGATCAGGGGGTTGTCTTCCCCCTCTACCTATACTCCGACGACAGCAAGACTAAAAGGCCCAACCTCAAGTCCGAGTTCCTCAAAGAGCTTAAGAAGCGCTACGGGGAGGTAACTCCTGAGGGCTTCCTATACTACGCCTACGCGGTTTTACACGACCCCAAGTACCGGAAGAGGTACGCCGAGTTCCTCAAGTTCGACTTCCCGAGGATACCGCTCTACGACAAGGAGACCTTTAAGAAGTACAGGGATATCGGCGAGGAGCTGGTCAAGCTCCACCTGATGAAGGTGGACTTCCCAATCGAACCCAAGCTCGTCGGAGATGACCTGACCGTTGAGAAGGTCAAGTACGATGGCAGGGACTGCGTGGTGATAAACAAGACGACGAAGCTCTGCAGAATCCCACCGGAGGTCTGGGAGTACACCATAGGCGGCTACCGCGTCATCGAGAAGTATCTCAAGGGCAGGAAGGGAAGAAAGCTAAGCCTCGATGAGCTTGAACACATCTACAAAGTCGTTGAAATCCTGAGGAAGACGATAGAACTCGTTAAGGAGCTTGAAGCGATAGAGCCAAGGTTTTAATTTTCGGCAAATATTACCAACTTGGTAATATGCTCGACGGGCAATATTCAGGGGGTCTCTTTTTTGTTTTCCGGCCTGGTTTTGACGTCCTCTATTCCCTTCTCCGTTATCCTGAAGTGGACCATGCCCCCCTCCGGTCTGAAGCGGTGTCTCTCCAGAACGGCGACCCGAAGGCCGGGAACGTTCAGTCTATCCAGCCGGAGAATGTCCTTCGTCCGGTAGTTGAGCGTGTGTTCGGCAACGGGCTTCATCCTCTCCGCCCGGCTGTCGAAGTGAACCTGATTGATGATTATTACGGGTATGCCCTTCTTTCTCGCTATCCAGAGGAGCACCTGGAGCTGCTTGCCCAGCTCTGCGCTCAGACCCCTCCTGTTCTCCTCGACGCGATAATGGGCGGTTAGCGAGTCAACAACGACGAGGGAGAACGTCCCATCAACGATCTTCTTCAGGCCCCCAACCGAGCGCCGCTGCTCCTTAAAATCCGAGGGGGTGAATAGAATGAAGCGCTGAAGGGCCTCCTCCGAATCCAGCCCCCTTGCGGTCGCCATCTGGCTCAGCCTCTCCGGAGAGAAGCCGCCCTCCGTGTCGATGTAGGCAATCTTTCCGCGGCTGAGAAGGCCTACCTGAACCGCCAGCGTTGTCTTCCCCGTGGCGAAGCCTCCGTAAATCTGGGTCAGGACGCCGGGGGCGATGCCCCCACCCAGAAGCTCGTCAAGTGATTTGACCCCCGTTGAGAGCATCCGCTTCACCGCTAAAGGGTGAACTCTTCGTAGAGTTCAAGGGGCCTGACGAGGGTCCAGATGCGCTTCTTCTGGAGCTCATCCCTGAGCTTCTCGGGGCTTCCCGTCCCGTAGATGCCGTAGTGCATGGGTATAACGAGGCGTGGGCGCATATCCTCGACAATCTGGGCCGCTTCGCGCTCGTTGGCCGTTGAGCGGCCGCTTATCGGCACCAAGAGAACGTCCACCCTTCCGCGGAGTCTCTGGAGGACCGGTGTGGAATACGTGTCGCCAGTGTGGAAGAGGGCCTTGTCCCCCTCTATCAGGTAGCCCAGGGGGTACTGGCTCGAGGGGTGCTCCATGTAGAAGGCGGTCACCTTAACGCCGTTCTTGAGCTCGATGGTCTGGCCGTCCTCAATCTCCCTGACCTTCGTCACACCATCGCTGATGGCGGTCATGTAAACCGGCTTGGGCCCTATCACGATAGCGTCGCGGAGTCGCGAGAGAAGCTCCACCTTGCCGTAGTGGTCCACGTGTTCGTGGGTTATCAGTATGTAGTCAACCTCGCCTATCCTGTCATCGTCCACCTCGGGATACGGGTCGATGAGGAGTCTCACGCCGTTGGTCTCGACCCAAAAGCACGCGTGTCCATACCAGATAATCTTCATCGGCTCTACCTCCTCAACTGGTTTGGGTAAGGTAGACTTAAAGTTTTTCCCCGTCGTCCGTTTTTTCGAAGTTCCTTCTGTATCCTCCGATTCCCGGAAATCCGGCGCAGATTTTATATACCTCATTTCTGCCCTTTCATTGGTGGTCGCGGAAATTTCGAGCCTCTGAATGGTGGCAGTCCATCACGGTGGTGCAGGATGAACAGACGTCGCCTCATAATCCCCCCCGTTTCACTTCCTGTGCTCCTGGTTATGGGGGTTCTTTTCGTCATTATCTTCGCCTTCTTCTCCGGTGTCGTTATGGCCGCATTTGAGAAGCTCGGGATTCCCCCGGACGTCGCCTATGCGCTCTTCATCTTCGCGCTCGTGGGGAGCTTCCTAAACATACCAATCGCGGAGGAAACGTCCTACGAGCCAGTCGTGAGGGTGAGGGAGGTTCGGTTCTTTGGAATAGCATACCCCGTTCCGTTCTTTGACTGGGAGGAGAGGCGCATAA is a genomic window of Thermococcus celericrescens containing:
- a CDS encoding AbrB/MazE/SpoVT family DNA-binding domain-containing protein — protein: MGITKVTRNYQITIPSDVRKKLGIRVGDVLVIEIEDGKAVIKKRDLELPLLPGGKGLKVEDIEEAIRRGQGEKE
- the radB gene encoding DNA repair and recombination protein RadB, giving the protein MLSTGVKSLDELLGGGIAPGVLTQIYGGFATGKTTLAVQVGLLSRGKIAYIDTEGGFSPERLSQMATARGLDSEEALQRFILFTPSDFKEQRRSVGGLKKIVDGTFSLVVVDSLTAHYRVEENRRGLSAELGKQLQVLLWIARKKGIPVIIINQVHFDSRAERMKPVAEHTLNYRTKDILRLDRLNVPGLRVAVLERHRFRPEGGMVHFRITEKGIEDVKTRPENKKETP
- a CDS encoding PIN domain-containing protein codes for the protein MTVIDTNVFIYATLRDSEFNAEARKLLAGLEKWIVPSMVLYELYWFFREGGYNGEEIMKVVSSILNSPRTRVIGDGGKYTKRALELTKNPKRFNDMVILATAEDFKRLATYDKRLKKEAEKLGIKTLP
- a CDS encoding DUF402 domain-containing protein gives rise to the protein MSTDTGVTVRVRGIYSTALTKLFLDRGFGISQPSNRIVERFNLEKTYDEFDVDVYDKKDHHGVILVGTKVEEVREVLEDEFIDVFFRKLPYQLYGIYKGIVVQRDERYVYVDIGSAIGTIPVKDLPRAREGDELLVQVKKHNLLPQLSVTLTIPGDYAVLIPKPVGAQRHVKISRKIRDQSERERLRILGLSVDLGEWGILWRTAAAYKDWNILRDEIVALSKLADTLARADSYAAPSLLIEGRGIYEVEFGGGAKKKLDEIRNKVVPTVEGHHQLKAHDLELGFAVEIAEGILAKVPGQRERVRQGFWESVVANKGPRRGWLFSLEHNKPDGQRIKIGPGEVQEVSMNPLRVTFKRHLKPGKFYDGLDLPIEFGDYVITEIEEGKWWFVHRYYDRDGNLKGEYYNINTPVEIYPDRARYIDLEVDIVRWPDGKKEIIDREKLTEHYEEGTISEKLYKAVLRIVQEVYERI
- a CDS encoding type ISP restriction/modification enzyme — translated: MKPGVLRGYSKGLKKVHRAGATTEYSYRTAFHEFLRSLFSKEYNVKIIHEPGRETFGAPDFKVFTDSGIIGYIETKAPNIDLHRLPKRDKSQVKRYSARLDNFILTNYRDFILYQRGEKVEEVSLLDEDFNLIESNVEKFNRLAQRFLGFAVPQIKDPESLAHILAKRAMILKDVVLENMNSDEQLQYLYQAFKEHLMAGMKKSEFADAYAQTVVYGLFMARFTINGRLTRENVAFRGVPKSLRVVHEIFKYIASDLPDYLEWIVEELIAILNNVDVEELKRRFHFGNGEFDPFLHFYETFLAEYNPKLRKSKGVYYTPIPVVEFIINSVDEILRGRFGKRLHDEGVTILDPATGTGTFLAGVLDRIHKNIKGTLFQLYLKERLLNNIYGFEILISPYLVAHLKLSMVLNQWGIKLKDDERFRIYLTNALDLMRERGQAGLFERALDKESEEADRVKKEAKIFVVIGNPPYETRKDETYIQTLLKDYMKGLGVEKEKKKGALQDDYVKFIRFSQWKIDQNGKGIVGFITNNSYLDGLVHRRMRQSLMESFDEIYILNLHGNARKGESDENVFDIQQGVAIAFFVKLREGKHKAEECKVYYYSIVHDAEKTMREEKYDFLRNKGWKTVEWKEIRPKRPYYFFVPKDLSLEEEYSKFPKLDEIFEVYGSGIVTGKDETLLHFDKSSLEQVIREILDPTIPIPEIQRKYNLGDTSAWKPSKRIQRARNSGFTQSKVVRVLYRPFDYRFVYYDVALLQRALPHVHEHFLGDENLGLIASRQYQKEFKHVFVTDTIAERGITSAYVGDQGVVFPLYLYSDDSKTKRPNLKSEFLKELKKRYGEVTPEGFLYYAYAVLHDPKYRKRYAEFLKFDFPRIPLYDKETFKKYRDIGEELVKLHLMKVDFPIEPKLVGDDLTVEKVKYDGRDCVVINKTTKLCRIPPEVWEYTIGGYRVIEKYLKGRKGRKLSLDELEHIYKVVEILRKTIELVKELEAIEPRF
- a CDS encoding MBL fold metallo-hydrolase gives rise to the protein MKIIWYGHACFWVETNGVRLLIDPYPEVDDDRIGEVDYILITHEHVDHYGKVELLSRLRDAIVIGPKPVYMTAISDGVTKVREIEDGQTIELKNGVKVTAFYMEHPSSQYPLGYLIEGDKALFHTGDTYSTPVLQRLRGRVDVLLVPISGRSTANEREAAQIVEDMRPRLVIPMHYGIYGTGSPEKLRDELQKKRIWTLVRPLELYEEFTL